CGCAGCGCCGAGTTTCTCATCGTCAAGGATCAGCGGGTACGTGCCCTTCATCTCCCAGGTCGCGAAGAACGGCGTCCAGTCGATGTAGGGCACCAGCTCGGCGATCGGATAATTCACGAAGGCGCGCGTGCCGAGGAACGTCGGCTTCGGCAGCGGCGCCTTCCAGTCGATGGCGAAGCGGTCGGCGCGCGCTTTCGCCAGCGATATGCGCTTCTTGTCGGCCATGCCGCGGGCGTGCCCCTCGGCGACGCTCTTGTACTCGGCCCGGATTTTTTCGACGTAGGCGTCCTTGCCGCCGCCGATGAGGCTGGAGGCGACGCCCACCGCGCGGCTGGCATCGAGCACATGCACGGTCTGGCCGCGCTTGTAGTTCGGGTTGATCTTCACCGCCGTGTGCACACGGCTTGTGGTGGCGCCGCCGATCAGCAGCGGCAGGTCGAAGCCCTCGCGCTCGAGTTCCGCCGCGACGTGCGCCATCTCGTCGAGCGACGGTGTGATGAGGCCCGACAGGCCGATGATGTCGACCTGCTTCTCGCGCGCCGTGGCGAGGATCTTCGCCGCCGGCACCATGACGCCGAGGTCGATGACCTCGTAGTTGTTGCAGGCGAGCACGACGCCGACGATGTTCTTTCCGATGTCGTGGACGTCGCCCTTGACCGTGGCGAGCAGGATGCGCGGCGCGTTGCCCTGCGCCTGCCCGGTGCGCTTTTTCTCCTCCTCCATGAACGGCAGCAGGTAGGCGACCGCCTGCTTCATGACGCGGGCGGACTTCACTACCTGCGGCAGGAACATTTTTCCGCTGCCGAACAGATCGCCAACGACGTTCATGCCGGCCATCAGCGGGCCTTCGATCACGTCAAGCGGGCGGAGCGCCGCAACCCGCGCCGCCTCGGTGTCGGCCTCGATGTACTCGGTGATGCCGGCGACCAGCGCGTGCTCCAGCCGCTTATTGACGGGCAGCTCGCGCCACGTGAGATCGGGACCCTTTTTCTCCGACGTATCGCCCTTGAGCCGCGTTGCCGCTTCGAGCAGGCGCCCGCTCGCATCGGGCCGCCGGTTGAGGATCACGTCTTCGCAGAGATCGCGGAGCTCCGGGTCGATATCGTCGTAGACCGGCAGCGCGCCGGCGTTGACGATGCCCATGTCCATGCCCGCCTGGATCGCATGGTAGAGGAAGACCGAGTGCATCGCCGCGCGCAGGCCCTCGTTGCCGCGGAACGAGAACGAGAGATTCGAGACGCCGCCGGAGACGTGCGCGTGCGGCAGGTTCTGCCTGATCCAGCGCGTCGCCTCGATGAAATCGACGCCGTAGTTGTTGTGCTCGTCGATGCCGGTGGCGATCGCGAAGATGTTCGGGTCGAAGATGATGTCTTCCGCCGGGAAGCCGATCTCCTGCGTCAGGATGCGATAGGCACGTGCCGAAATGTCGATCTTGCGCTGGTAGGTGTCGGCCTGGCCCTGTTCGTCGAAGGCCATGACCACGACCGCGGCTCCGTAACGGCGCAGCAGCTCGGCGCGCTGGCGGAACTCGGCCTCGCCCTCCTTCATCGAGATGGAGTTGACGATTCCCTTGCCCTGCACGCACTTCAGGCCCGCCTCGATCACCGACCATTTCGACGAGTCAATCATGATCGGGACGCGCGCGATGTCGGGTTCCGACGCGATCAGGTTGAGGAACGTCACCATCGCCTTCTCGGAATCGAGGAGGCCCTCGTCCATGTTGACGTCGAGCACCTGCGCGCCGTTGGCGACCTGCTCGCGCGCCACGTCGAGCGCGGCGGCGTAGTCGCCGGCGGTGATCAGCTTGCGGAACTTCGCCGAGCCGGTGACGTTCGTCCGCTCGCCGATGTTGACGAAGGTGGCGGTGCTCTTACTCATACGCGGGCTGATCTATCATGCGGCGGTTTCGAAAGGCTCTAGGCCCGAGAGGCGCAGCTTGGTCTCGACCTGGGGAACCGCCCGCGGCGTCACGCCCGCGACAGCCTTCGCGATCGCGGCGATGTGCGCCGGCGTCGTGCCGCAGCACCCGCCGACGACGTTGACCAGACCCGAGCGCGCGAACTCGCCGAGCATCGCCGCCATCGCCTCGGGGCTCTCGTCGTATTCCCCGAATTCGTTGGGCAGGCCGGCGTTCGGATAGGCGCAGACCAGCGCATCGGCGGCGCGGCCGATCTCGGCGATGTGGGCGCGCATCTCCTTGGCGCCGAGCGCGCAGTTGAGGCCGATGGTGAACGGGTGGCTGTGGCGGACGGAGTACCAGAACGCGGTCGGCGTCTGGCCGGACAGCGTGCGGCCGGAGAGATCGGTGATGGTGCCCGAGATCATCACCGGCAGGCGGATGCCCTTCTCGGCGAACACCTGCTCGACCGCAACAATCCCGGCCTTGGCGTTGAGCGTGTCGAAGATCGTCTCGAACAGAATGATGTCGGCGCCGCCGTCGATGAGGCCGCGTGCCGCTTCGCCATAGGCCGCGACCAGCTCGTCGAACGAGATGTTGCGGAAGCCGGGATTGTTGACGTCCGGCGAGATCGAGGCCGAGCGGTTGGTCGGCCCGATGGCGCCGGCAACGAAACGCGGCCGGTCCGGCGTCTCAGCGCTGACGATGTCGGCCGCCTCGCGCGCCAGCTTCGCGCCTTCGACGTTCAGTTCGTACGCGTAATCCTCGAGGCCGTAGTCGGCCTGCGCGATGCGCGTCGAAGCGAAGGTGTTCGTCTCGACGATGTCGGCGCCGGCGCGGAAATAATCGAGATGGAAGCCGCGGATCGCGTCCGGCTTCGTCAGGATGAGCAGGTCGTTGTTGCCCTTGAGGTCGCGGTGCCAGTCCTTGAAGCGTGACCCGCGGAAATCGGCTTCGTTCAGCTTCAGGCCCTGGATCAGCGTGCCCATGGCACCGTCGATGACCAGGATGCGCTTGGCGGCGGCGGCGCGGAGGGCGGCTTCGGGATTCTTGCTCACGCGGCTACCTCGCTCGCAACGGTCTTCGCCGGACGCAGGCCGAGAAGGTGGCAGATGGCGTAGACGAGATCGGCGCGGTTCATCGTGTAGAAATGGAAATTCGTGACGCCGCGATCGACCAGGTCGAGCACCTGCTCGGAAGCGACGGCGGCCGCCACCAACTGGCGCGTCGCCGCATCGTCTTCAAGGCCCTCGAAGCGCTGCACCAGCCAGGCCGGCACCGACGCGCCTGCCTTCGCTGCAAATTTCGCCGTCTGCGCAAAGTTGAGCATGGGCACGATGCCCGGGACGACCGGAAGGCGGATGCCGGCGGCGTGGATGCGCTCGAGATAGGAATCGTAGAGGTCGTTGTCGAAGAAGAACTGCGTGATCAGACGATCCGCGCCGGCGTCGACCTTGCGCTTGATGTTGTCTATCTCGGTCTGCCAGTCGCTGCTTTCCGGGTGCCGCTCTACCCAGGCGGAGGCCGAGATCTCCATCGCCGGATGACGGCGCTTGATGCCCGCAATGAGGTCCGCGGCGTGGCTATAGCCTTCCGGATGCGGAACGTACGGCGTGCCGAGGCCGCCGACCGGATCGCCGCGCAGCGCCACGAGATGGCGGACGCCGATCTCGGTATAGCCGTCCACGATGGCATCGACCTCGGCGCGACTGGCGCCCACGCAGGTGAGATGCGCCGCGGGCGTCAGCGACGTGTCGGTGAGGATGCGCTTGACGGTGGCGTGCGTGCGCTCGCGCGTCGAGCCGCCGGCACCGTAGGTGACCGAGACAAAGGACGGCGAAAGCGGCGCCAGGCGCTCGATTGAGCGCCACAGCGTCTCTTCCATCTGCTCCGTTTTAGGCGGGGAAAACTCGAACGACACCGCGAGGCGGCCGTCGCTGCCGATCATGCGGCTGTGGCGCGGGCTGGCGTCCATCATGCCACCTCGCGTGCGCCGGCGTCAGCGACGGCGATGCGCCGGTCGCGCGCCAGCCACAGCGTGACGGTGAGCTTGCCGCCCTCGCCTGCCGGCAGGTCACGCGCCGATTCCAGCGCCAGACCCGGCGCCTCGATCCACTGGCGCATCGCGTTTTGCGGAAAGCCTAGGCGGCGATGGGCATGACGCTCGCGCAGGAATTCGAGATCGTGCGGCGCGAAATCGACGATCAGCAGGCGGCCGCCGGGACGCAGCACGCGCGCCGCCTCGGCGATCGCGCGCTCCGGCTCGTCGAGGTAGTGCAGCACCTGGTGGATGGTGACCACGTCGAACGAATTTTTCGCGAACGGCAGATGGTGGATGTCGCCGAGACGCACCTGCGCGTTGGCGAGGTGCGCACGGTCGAGATTGGCGCGCGCCACGGCAAGCATGTCGGCCGAGGCATCGACGCCGATGCCGCGCGCGTAGAGCGGCGCCAGCAGCTCGAGCAGGCGGCCGGTGCCGGTGCCGAGATCGAGCAGCGAGTCGAACTGCCGCTCGCCGAGCGCCGCCACGATCGCGGCCTCGACCGCAGCGTCGGCGATGTGGAGTGCGCGGATGGTGTCCCAGTCGACGGCGTTGTCGGCGAAGTAGCGCTTCGCCGCCTCGGCGTGCTCCAGCTTCACCGACGCCAGGCGCTCGCGGTCGCGCGTCAGGATCGGGTCGCCAATGTCGACCAGCGCCAGCAGATCGGCGGCCAGCCGCCGCGTCGGCGCCCCGTCGGTGAGACGGTAGAAGACCCACGCGCCTTCCGGATGGCGGTCGATCAGCCCGGCCTCCGACAGCAGCTTGAGGTGACGCGAGATGCGCGGCTGCGATTGGCCGAGGATCGCGGTCAGGTCCTTGACAGTCAGCTCCGCCTGCCCGAGCAGCGCCAGGATGCGCAGGCGCGTCGCCTCACCCGCGGCCTTGAGCGCGGTGAGCACGGTTTCGACGGTAAGCGACAGCGACGGCGCCACGGCGGCCTCCAACGGATATAAAGATATACTTATACGTTGTGCCGCCGTGAAGCAATGGCTCAGGACTGGCCGATTTCCAGGACCGGACGGGTGCGATCAGCGATGGCGACGCTGACCGACCCGCCGCAGAAGCGCCGGATGAGCGCGTCGAGATCGGCGACTGCCGCGTCGAGGTCGCCCTCCCCGTTCGTCTGAATCGTGACGATGGCCTCGGTCGTGGAGGGCGTCACCAGCGAGCGGGCGTCCTGCCGCCAGTTCCATCGCCTGCACAGGACCTTCTCGGCATCGGCGTACACGACCTCGCCCTCCTTCGGCGGATCGGCGACGGGACCGCCCTCGCCGTTCTCGCCGCCGGCCATGTCGAGAAACGTGTCGCCCGGCCGCGAGCGGCGGAAGGCGACATCGCCGACGATATGGGCGAGATCGTCGGCGCCGAGCGGCATCACGTGTGTCAGCGACACGGCATTGTAGGCGTCGACGAAGGCATTGATCGGCGGCAGCGTCCGCCCGGCGAGCACGTTCTTGACCAGCCGCTCGACCGCGCAGCGGTAGCTCGTCTTCTTGACACCGAAGGCGCGATACGCGGCGCGCCACACCGCGATGCCCGGGATCGCGGAAAGATCGGTGCCGCCCCAGCGCGCCCGGCAGGCCTCCTCACGCGCGGCAATCAGCGCCGCAAGCTCGGGCGGACGCTCGGCAGGAATCGTCAGGCCGCGCGCGACGACCACGGCAACGCGGAAATCCGGAAAATCGGAGCTGACGCCGGTGACGTCGATGTTCATCGGCGCCTCACGGCCACGACGAACAGGCGCGGAAACCGGAACAGCACGCGGCCGTCGGCGCGCGGCGGATAGGCCTCCGCCAGCTTCGCCTGGTACGCCGCGACGAATGCCGGCCGCTCCGCTGCATCGAGCCGCTCGATGAACGGTCGCAGGCCCGTGCCCTTCACCCACTCGACGATCGCCGCCGCATCGGCCAGCGCGTGGTGATAGATCGTGCGCCAGATATCGACGTCGGCGAGCGGCGCCAGGCGATCGTAGTACGCCTCGACCGGCGGGATCGCCTCGCGCGCGATCGGCGACGCGAATTTCGCCGCCCACGGACCGGAAGCCGCCACCTCGCGCATCAGGCTGTGCGACGGCTCCTGCAGGTTATCCGGCACCTGCAGTGCGATGGCGCCACCCGGATTGAGGTGTGCCATCAGCCGCGCGACGACCTCGAGATGGTCGGGCACCCACTGCAGCACGGCGTTGGCGAAGATCAGGTCGACCGGCGCCGGCGGCGACCACGTCGCCACGTCGGCTTCGACGAAAGTTGCCGCCGGCAGGCGCTGGCGGGCGGCGGCGATCATGTCGACGGA
The sequence above is drawn from the Bauldia sp. genome and encodes:
- the metF gene encoding methylenetetrahydrofolate reductase [NAD(P)H], which gives rise to MMDASPRHSRMIGSDGRLAVSFEFSPPKTEQMEETLWRSIERLAPLSPSFVSVTYGAGGSTRERTHATVKRILTDTSLTPAAHLTCVGASRAEVDAIVDGYTEIGVRHLVALRGDPVGGLGTPYVPHPEGYSHAADLIAGIKRRHPAMEISASAWVERHPESSDWQTEIDNIKRKVDAGADRLITQFFFDNDLYDSYLERIHAAGIRLPVVPGIVPMLNFAQTAKFAAKAGASVPAWLVQRFEGLEDDAATRQLVAAAVASEQVLDLVDRGVTNFHFYTMNRADLVYAICHLLGLRPAKTVASEVAA
- a CDS encoding metalloregulator ArsR/SmtB family transcription factor gives rise to the protein MSLTVETVLTALKAAGEATRLRILALLGQAELTVKDLTAILGQSQPRISRHLKLLSEAGLIDRHPEGAWVFYRLTDGAPTRRLAADLLALVDIGDPILTRDRERLASVKLEHAEAAKRYFADNAVDWDTIRALHIADAAVEAAIVAALGERQFDSLLDLGTGTGRLLELLAPLYARGIGVDASADMLAVARANLDRAHLANAQVRLGDIHHLPFAKNSFDVVTIHQVLHYLDEPERAIAEAARVLRPGGRLLIVDFAPHDLEFLRERHAHRRLGFPQNAMRQWIEAPGLALESARDLPAGEGGKLTVTLWLARDRRIAVADAGAREVA
- a CDS encoding phenylalanine--tRNA ligase beta subunit-related protein, which encodes MNIDVTGVSSDFPDFRVAVVVARGLTIPAERPPELAALIAAREEACRARWGGTDLSAIPGIAVWRAAYRAFGVKKTSYRCAVERLVKNVLAGRTLPPINAFVDAYNAVSLTHVMPLGADDLAHIVGDVAFRRSRPGDTFLDMAGGENGEGGPVADPPKEGEVVYADAEKVLCRRWNWRQDARSLVTPSTTEAIVTIQTNGEGDLDAAVADLDALIRRFCGGSVSVAIADRTRPVLEIGQS
- the tam gene encoding trans-aconitate 2-methyltransferase; its protein translation is MKFEDERTRPARELLARVPLASVAAAVDIGCGPGNSTELIAERYSAAKLTGVDSSVDMIAAARQRLPAATFVEADVATWSPPAPVDLIFANAVLQWVPDHLEVVARLMAHLNPGGAIALQVPDNLQEPSHSLMREVAASGPWAAKFASPIAREAIPPVEAYYDRLAPLADVDIWRTIYHHALADAAAIVEWVKGTGLRPFIERLDAAERPAFVAAYQAKLAEAYPPRADGRVLFRFPRLFVVAVRRR